In the genome of Peromyscus eremicus chromosome 1, PerEre_H2_v1, whole genome shotgun sequence, the window ACAGGCTGAATAAAAAGGGACAGTGAGTCCCAACGTTCATCTGTCTGTTCCCTGACTACCAATAAAATAGCATTCCTGGTTGCCATCAAATcatgaaacaaaataattcttcctCCCTTTAACTGCTTTTCCCCAGTGGTCCCAGGAAGGAGAAAACTAGTATGAAGCCTCAGCAGACCAGCAAAGTGCAAAGAAGATGGTTTGGGGAGGGCAGAGAACGTGGTGAGAAAAGTAGAGATGCCAGACTCTGGGGACATCCCATAATGCTAGTACTTGGGGCACACGGGGAGGAGGTCCTGTAAACTCAAGGCAGCTGTGTCTGCACAGAATGGCCCTGCTTCCAAACAATACAAACCCAAagaagacaggcatggtggcatacaccacacttgggaggcacaggcaagcCCATCAGACTGCCTgagacagtgagaccctatctcaaaaaaaaaaaaaagggcaaaccCCTGCCTTTGCCCATCCGTTAGAGAATTCTAACAGACTTCGGACATGCTCAGTAGGGAAAcatttgctatgcaagcatgaggaacttaattcagatccccagcacttgCACAAAAGCTGAACATGGTGGCTAGCATTTGTAACCCCCAGGGCGAGGGTACAGTGCTAGAGATAAGTACATCTTCAGGATTAGAAGCCAGTCTAGCAAAAATGCCAAGCTCCAGCTTTGGTGGGAGAtttcaaaaggggaaaaaaaaaaaaaaaaaaaaggtggggagcCAAATAGGAAGACATCTGTTGACCTCTAGCCTTTACACATGCACACCCAGGGGCACAAAGTCATACATCACAAATAAAAGGGATtgcaggcatggtagtgcaccccagaattcaggaggcagaggcaggtgacctCCGTGATTTTGAGACCAGTTTGGTCTAtacaaagagttccaggtcaaccagggctacatatcaatactgtcttaaaaaaagaaaagcagaaggaagccaggcagtggtggtgtacaccattaatcccagcactggggagacagaggcaggcagatctgtgttcaagaccagcctggtctacagagtgagttccaggacagccagagctgcagagaaatcctgtctcgaaaaaccaaaaacaaacaaacaaaacaaacacaggacTTCCATATTGGTGACAtcccaggtggaggcaggaagatcagtcaGAAATTCAAGGGCATCCTCTGCCACACAGCCTCataagccagcctgaactacaatgAGACCTGGACTACACTTACATCCATCAGTATTTACACAAACAACCTAAAATTGCAGCCCTAGATGTCAGAGGAACAAAGGTTAAGAACGCCTTCCAACATGCTTACCTCTTGGGCAGATGAGCAAAGGGGTCCTTGGCCTTGGGCTCAGCAGCCAGTGCCTGCTCACACTCATCCATCTCCTCCTCAGGAGCTGGGGCAGCagcctttttttcctctttccgcTCAGCCTGGGGgggcttctgtttctcttctcgtgagcccttttctttccttggagTATCTTTTTTAGGCTGGCTCTCTGCAAACTTCTTAGCTggtaaaggaaagaagaaagtcaaTATTCTGCCTCTTTCCATTTTCCTCCAAACTAGGCAGCAAGCAGGGAAAAATGCTGGTGAGGAACAACCATTTGGTTGTCCAAACAAGCCTCAAGGAACAAGCACACATTATCACACACACTGCATTCCAATGTCAGTTACTATTTGATACACTATGTTCTGTGGGTCACCAAAGTCAAAGGCTATACAAACCAAGGGCTTGACAGGAACAAACTGGACCCTGACCCtgatcacatgctgtctcttcagaCTTACCATCAAACTGGGCCATCTTCTCACACAGCTTCACTTCCCCCAAGACAGCCCTGAACTGGGGCTGGTTAATACAGGTGAGGAACCATCGGTTGGTATTGGGGAAGGCCTGGCGAAAAGAAGGCTCTAAGACCTGCCAGGATGAAAGGACAGAAACGGTCAACACTGTAAAGGCTGTGAACAGACTTCAGACCAGAACATAAGCCCCTTACCTCTGGCTCCACTTCCCCCTACCCCCCATCCCTACACAGCAGAACCTTAAATTACTACATCTCCTcaaggatttcttttttaaagggtgcatttttttaaatgtatatggatattttgcctacatgtatctgTGTACCACGTATGTGCAGTGTTCCTTGAGGCCAGAACacagcatcagattccctggaactggaattacagttgatTGTGaaccatcatatgggtgctgggaactgaaccccagtcctctagcagagtagccagtgcccttagccattgagctatctctccagtctcctttttttgtttttttagtcagTTTTATTGCATAACCCCAGTGGGCTTCCACaacatgatcctcctgcctcagtactggagtgctgggattataagtgcttctttctcttctgcctttacAGTTCAATCTAAAAGGATGATTGTTGCTATTCCTTCATATACTATTATTCTATATAATATTGATTGTTTTGCTCTTTTACACAAGCACTTCATGTCTATTGTTCTTaatcttttaaatttcatgtcAATGAAATTTCTTACGTTAGAGTCAACAAAAGTCTGTAACAGAGCCCATGTAAGAGTACAAGGGCtagtgatgtagctcagtggtacaatgGAACCCAGTATGCACAAGGTAATGAGTTCCAACCTAGCATCCAAACGGGGTGGAACGGGGGTAGTTACTAGACTTATTTTCCTAAATAAGCTAACCCCCAAATAAAGACACTTTATGTGTGAAGCTGGGAATAGGACCTAGAGCATTCCAGGTACACTATTATATCACTGGGCCCCACTCTAGCTCCACACTGCAACTACAACCTACATTGATGATACAACCAAACCCAAGAGACTAGAGTGTAGCTCAGCAACACAGCATAACCCCAGCACGGAACAGACAGCCCTAACTCCTTCAGAAAAAAATTCACTCTCCTCTTTGAAAAGTTTTAAGATTGATTTcatttctatgtgtatgagtgttttcctccTGTTTATATCTGTGCACCGTGTGCGTGCCTGATGCCCACTGAAACCAGAAGGTATTGGATTCTTCTTGAGCTGGAGTCAGTTATAAGCTGCTATATGtggactgggaattgaacctgaatccttcacttctgagccatctcttcagcccttcgggttactggttttattttttaaacatgtattgATTTCCAAGCAGCAGCTCTAGACCCATTCTGGTCCAGAACGGCAGCACAGTGGGAACCAAAAGCTCCTACTGTGCACCAGACCATCTGCCTCACAGGGCTCGTTGAATGCTTCCATGCCCACAGCACACAGCTATTAAGTGCTCAAGTATTACTTGAACCCAAGGACTTCAGAACTGGTAGTTCTTAACTTCTGTGATCTGTCTCCATGACAAGATTCAGCTCTCACCCCCTCCTATTTTGGCAAACTTGAAAATGGCATGGGCTGGAGAGGGGTCAACAGTTAAGAAGACTTGCTCCAGAGgactcccagcaccaacatggtgccttacatctgtaactccacttctaggaGATGtgatccctcttctggcttctgtgagccctaggaatgcatgtggtgcacagatatacttGCAGGCAcccatagacataaaaataaaaatttcttaagatAGTAGTAtggggctgctcttccaggggacccaggtttgattgccagcacccacatggcgtctcacaactgtaactccagttccagaggatctggcaccctcacagacatacatgcagataaagcaccaatgcacataaataataaatcaaagtaaataaattaaattaaaaaatggtgGTTGTTCTAGAttaccctggtttgattcccagcacccacatggtagctcacaactcctTGGGATctgcacaaatacatacatacatgcaaatacacaaatgaaaaaattttctaatGTTTTAAGAAACATAGCAACCCAAATAGTGATTACTATCACCTTGAATTTATCAcagataaataaagtaaaataaaataaagaaccgTGAGAATTCTTACACCCCTCTATCTGTACCAGTAAATAATGAAGCCAAGACAGGGACTTGGATCGGCCTCCAAAAGCCCTTGATGCTGCAGTAACCATCCTTGCCTCTTACTCatctttaatttttgctttttatttttgatgtcactatatagcccaggttggcctcatacCAGAGTGATCTTGCTGCCTCAGTACCTCAAGCAGTGAGATTACAAGTGTAAGTCACCACACCCAGACTTACCCATCTTTAAATTAAACCCAGATTCCCAAGAAACTAAGCAACATCACCTAAAATGAAACAGCCATAGTACTCAATCCTGGGATTCCTACAGCCATTAACTGGCCTGAGTCACATGGCTTCTTTATAAACCTTACCTGTTTGTAGAGCCACAGAAGGGTGCAGACAACTGTGATATCAGCCAGTGTCACTCGCTCACCCACCAAAAAAGTCCTTGTCTTCAAATGAGTGTCCAGCAGCCCCAGGATTCGCCTCACCTCCTCTTTTGCATTTTCAGTGGCCTGTTGTTTTGAATACTCAAGTTTAGTGGGTACCAAGTCCCTTTCCTTGTGGCCCCACCACCAACTAACAGAACGAAAGAGCCATTTAATCAGCACTGGCTCAACTCCCACCCTCTATCATTAGAATCTAGGGCCACTTGAAATGTATTAGAAACAAAGCACTCATGTTAAATTTCTTCATGCTCAACGTGACTTTATTTCCCACTGTACTGATGGTAGTCACTACTTTGTACTGCCACACATCCCTGGCATCTTTTCCCGTCTATTTATTTCCTACTCCAAAAATGCAGGAGCCAACCCCATCTCTGTCCCTGGCTTCTCCCCAAGTTCCAAAGCATACCTGTTTGTTGTGGTGCATGATGCCCAAGGTGGGGAACACCCAGGTGCTGGCTGGAGGAACAATGTCACTGTCAGCAAAGCTCACCCACTGCACCACCTGAGCTGCTGCCTCTGGAGTACTTCCCCGCAGGTCCTCGTTGCTTACTGCAAAAGCAGAACATAAAGCTGAGAACTTACAGATCATGCCAAAACCAACCCAGGTCTCTATGATTCCACCTTGTCCACAGCAATCACTCCCAGCCACCTCTACAGCCTCATCCCCAGAACCTCTCGATCCTGTATCCCCACAAATTACCGTAATAGGCGATGGCATTGCTCTCAAACACACAGAATCCGTCATCACCCTCAAATGCTGGAACCTGGGACAAAGCAATGAAAAGACATACGTAAAATACACGAGGATTTCTCACTAGCCAATTCTCAGGGTTGAACTGTTTTAAACAAGAATGTTAGGACAACCCTTGCTATGTAAACTCTAGACATTATCTGAAACTCGAAATGAAAAATATTCAGTAACCCTTATAATCTGCATTCAGTATCTGGACTAAGAATTCAAACATGGCTAAAATGCGAAATTAAGgccccatgcccttaatcccagcattctctgAGTATGAAACCAGGCAggcttagtgagaccctatctcaaaataaataatatattcagGTATGGATGTCATCAGACAGTCTACATCTACAACTCCACTACCCAAAGCATTAATTAGGTACAACCCACATTCAGCATTTGCCCCCCTCCATACTCAGCTTGATATTTAGCTCTACTCAAGCCCTTTGGGATAAGTATCCAACTCACAAGAAACTTAATATATGTGTACAGATAACACTTGGCCAAAATACATTTCATCCCACAAATAAAGTAGGTCTGTAACTGACAGTCACTGAACAGAACTATACATACCTCcaactgttttcctttatagacAGGATCTTACTAGACTATATAAACTGACCTCaacacaatcctcctgcctcatctccagAATGTTGGGATTACCAGAAAccttcaaaatgattttttttccttttaggtgCCTGGACAGTCAAACTTGGGGCCTTTCATCCCTGACCCCATGAAATTTTTTTAAACGTCACTTCAATGTTAAAGAACATAGCATGGAGGCCATCTCCAGAATAACAGGATTCTAGGGCTCCTTGGGGGTCTCTGCTTCCCTACTCACCTTGCCAGCtggaaattttctgagaaattcagGGGTGCGGTTGGTTTGGCCAAAGTGGAAGTGGGGTGGTGCGGAGAGCACGCGGACCTGAGCCCCACTGTACTGAGCAGCAATGAGAGCCTTGAAGGCCCTCCAGTTTTCAGGATATGTGTACAGGGTCTatgagaagaagggcagagaatgGACATGAGTAAGACTCCTAAAGACACTCCCCACACTTCCACACAAGTCCAATGTCATTTTTACTCCTTCTGGTGAACCAAATTAACTGAGTATGCCCTATGTAATCGGAGTCCTCTGAAATACCAAGAACAGAACTACATACCAGCTGCTAAATAAAGCTTGCCGACAGATGTGACCTCCCTTAAGGACATCTCTAGCAGCATTCTTCCCTTCCAAACTTCCCGGTCCCCCAGACTCCCATCtgcccaaatacacacacacccatgcctcCCAGAGTCCTTATTTCATTCATTCGTGGTGACCCAGTGTATGACTACAGCCATGCTGGTAACGCTtcaaaagtacacacacacacgtccaccAATAGATTTCAAAGTTCCCCTAGAAGAGCCACGTTGACTTCTAATGGCATGCTCTGCTCATCAACTCCTCTTCCTAAAAGCGACGCGCACTAACATCTCTCTGGTCCCGTCCTGcagtgtctgtttcccagctgTCTCCCTACTACACCCTGACCAGAGAGGTACAAACGGTCTGACCTCACTGTTCCTTGATTCCTCTGGCTCCCAAACCTCCCCGAAAGACAACTCTAACTGTGCCAGTCGCCTCTGCCCACAAAGACCCTCTCCGTTTTCACGGTCCCCGTTGCTGACCCACAAAACGGTCGCAAAAGTTCCACCAACCTGCCCAGGCGCCACACCTTACAATGGCAGTGCAGCCGAACCACTTTTTAAAGATCTAGACAGTGGAGACCCGTCATCTCTTTTCTCCTCAACCCCAGAACATTCCACCTCTGGCCTCCGAGCCCCAGCCTCAGTTCCCCTCCAGGCCCTAGGAACCCTGCTCTCCGGCGGCACGGCCTGTGGACCCCAGACCGGCTCTCCGTTTGGGTCTGGAACTCTCCCGGCGCCGCCTGACCCGATTCAGTCAAAGGATGGCGGTGGATGGGGTGACCTGGATCACCGCAGCCGGCAAACTTACCCCAGCCGCCATGGTGATTCCgcagagaaagggggtggggctGTCGGTGCTGCCGCAAAGTAAGCCGCCAGGGAgacaagggagagaggaaggggacagCGTGCGGAAACAGCGGCCGGAAAGCGAGGACGGCATAAAAGGCATACGCACGACAGTTCCGTCTCCAGCCGCGCTGAGTTGGAaaaagcaaggggtggggcccACGGCCCGGAGCGCTGGCGCCTGCGTAGTATGGCTCTGGACAGGACCGCCCCGGCCGTGTGGCCGACCAATCGGAAGCCTAATAGGAGACAGAGCTCACCGAGGGCGGGAAGAGTGTGAGAACCGGCGGAAGCACCGCCCCTCGACCGCTTGTAGCTGTATCCTATTACGAACTACAACCGCAAGGAAAGGGTGGCAGTTTACGAAATTCCTTTTGTTCCTTTTCGGGTTTTTCTATTAAGGGATATGTCTGTCCAGCCGGGGCCCGTGGCCGAAAACATCTGGAAGTAGGTCTGCTCTGATTAAACGATCTTGCTGTTAACTTCTACAACAAAGGGGACCGGACCAATTTGCCGTGTCACTGCACCTCTCAGGCCGGGCTGCGCCTCAGAGGATCGGGTAAGGCAGGCCAGATCAGATACAATAATTTACACATATCCAAGTCTGAAAATCGCGTATCCAACTTAAGGGCGATTTGAACCCACTCTAATGTTTAGGGATAGAAGAGACAAACCCTAAACCCAGATTTGTGGTGTTCCCATGAACTGGGGCAGCAGAAGCAATCAGTGTCTGCCTTGTGGTGGTGACACTCCCTATGAATGTGGTATAAGGTGGGAAGGAGACCGCTGAAGTGGACATAACAACCTTTTTAGGGTAGTCAGGCCAAGCAGGGCAGAGGCTACattaaggcagagagaaaaggtgtCACCAGGTAGAAATCAAAGTTGTCCAGTGTCTGTATTAAATAAACTAGCAGCTTTATTGTCTTTGAGGCCTGGCTCATCACTTAAGGAGATTTTTAAGTGCTTGAGGGAGAAACACCTGTAGAAAATGATGAAGACCAGGGAACAGGCCTTGGGAATCTTGAACTGGCACCACAGTGAGTGTCTGGTCAGCTTGGGAGACAGATGTCACAAAAGTGAGGAGAGGCTCCCCCTGTGGCCTCTGTGGCTCACTGTTCGGTCCTTTCAGCTCCTGGGTTACACGAGCCTCCATTGCCAGCCACTCTGCTCCAGTGGCGGGacctcctctgccttcttctttGGTTTGTTGCTGTAATCGTCTCCGGGCACGCCGCCTCCCCTGCCACACTTGGTGCCACAAGGCACAGCGCCAGCTCGCGGATGACAGGTGTAATGTCTCCTTCCCTGTCACACCCTGAGACCCTTCTCCAGCCACTTCAGGTTCCGTGGGCTTCTGCTCATCCAGCTTATCTAGACACTTGGCGGTCATCAGGGGCGGCTCCCCTGGTGGTCCAGAGCTCAAGGCCCTGTCCTGAGGTGTCTCCCGAAGCTCTATTACCATTTCTTCCACCCCATTTTCACTATGGTCCCCTGCACATCCCTGTggctcctctttcccctcctcacaGCTCTCTTCTTGCCCATCTAGTCTCTGTCTTTTGTTTGTCCCTCCCAGGGGAGAGTCTTTGGTTCTGGCACCTTCTGACCGTGGTCTCTTGGTTCCCTGTTCTATATGGCATCCAAGCGCTTCCTTTAACACACGCACCAGAGCCATAACGATCTGAGGAAAGGGGGCAGGGGGCAAGGGGATGAGCTTGGCAGACAGCAGGGAGCTAGGGGAGCTGGGCTGCAAAAGTGGGAGCAGTCCCCAGTCCCGGCCCCGGGAGGAACGCTGCTGGTACTGGAGACTTCGGCAGTAACTGGCTGCTGCTCCACAACAGTTCTGCAGCCGTCTAGCCACCCGACTGGTTACATTAGCTGCAACATTGTGACTCAGGTCAAAGGGGTCCTGGAGATTCATGGGGCCAAGGCGCAGCCCCTCCCAAAGTTCAGAAGGCAGGCCCCCTGCCACCAGCAATGCCTGACCTTCCCGCAGGGACAGCAAGGAACCAGAAAGATCCCAGCCAGAAACACAGGAGAAGAACTGGGCCAGCAGGGAACCTGGAGGAGGCAGATTAGGAAAAGGGGGTCACTTAGAAGCCGTAACTGGGAGGTCCCTGCAGCTACTTCAGTAGgactttcttcccttcttaggGCTTCAGAAGTGTCCTGAGAAACCCAGCTCCTTAGCCACGTCCTGCCCAGATGCTGCTGCTtacccaggagcacagtgtaacTAGGGAATAACCTCTTACTTGCCCAAGATATGGTTTTTCATCCTTAAAACAGCAGCCATAGGCTACTGTGAAGACCGTGCCTTGCACTTGAGTATGATAAATATTTCCTACTCTAGAGCTTAGTATCACTATCAGTTCTCTCTAGATACCCCAGACTCACTGAGAGGCTCTGCGTTGGTACTGGGCTCCAGTCGTGAGGCATCCTTCGGGAAACTACAGTCCCAGCCATCAACTTCTACCTGCTCCCCTTCACCtgtgacaggaagaagaaagggtcaGGCTGGAAGGAGGAAGACTGGGGAGGAACAGGTGGAAAATGGGGTGATAGATGAGATCTCCTTCCAGGGGTTCCGAAGTGTGAAGGGTGAGAAGAAGCTGAGGCAGTTCCATGGCAGTAGAGGTGGTTCTGCAGTACCTGATTTCTGGGTGAGCTGGGCCACAGTAGGAAGCACTGGAGGGTCTCTGGTCTGAAGGAAGTAGATCACTAGCAACGTCAAGGCGTAGTTATTGAGAAGGGGGCCACCCCCTGGATAAAAACCAATAATTCCAATTAGGAAGAAGTATGTATGGTTCCTGTgcccacttctttttttctcttttctaaatcCCTGCCTTTGCCTGACACCAACTCGGGCCAAGTCTGTCCTCACCCTCACCTGACAGCCCATTATGCTGAGCCCAGCAGCGTACAGTATACACAAGGGGCCGGACTCGACCATCCATCTCAGAGCAGAGATTCAGGAAACGGGAGTTATAAAGGGCCAGCCTAGGACAATGGAGAAACAAAGTTGTTATGATGTAGGAACTCTTGAAACCTAATATCCCACCATCTTCCATTACAAACTTAAGACCAGCTAAAATAAGATCAAAAGAGTTTTTCCCAAAGTTTTGCCAAAACACTGGTCTAACGAAGGGATATACAAAAGAACATTAAACAGATCTAGGGATGTAGCTAAATGGTGGGACATTTGCCCAGCACTGGTGAAGCCTTGTGCTggatcctggggggggggggggggggggggcagcgggCGGAGTATGTATCAACAGAACCTTAGGCAACACGACATTCCATATGTTCATCCTATACAGTCACCATTCATAAAACATGCTGTTTATATCGGACTGCTCAACAGCTAGGTGTGGTAAGCatttcctgtaatcccagcactcaagaggttaaATAGGGAATatggagagcctgtctcaaaagatacaagaccagtgagatggctcaaggAGGCAGGAGtctgccaccaagactgacacCCTCGCCaggcagcactcgggaggcagagccaggcagatctctgtgagttcaaggccagcctggtctacagagtgagatccaggacaggcaccaagactacacaaagaaaccctgtctcggggggaaaacaAAGACTGACACCCTCGGTTCAGTGCCTAGCACTCCTGTGTTAcaaggagagaacggactcccacaagttgttatCTGACTACAGAGATGagatatgcacaaacacataatttaaaaattttttgaaacaaaAAATACTGTTCAGAGCCTTTTGGGGGAGAAGCAAAGTAGCAAGAAAACTTTACTCACTGCAAAGTGACAGTACAGATCAAAAAGAAATATGCAGGCCACATGAGTGAGAGTACTCAGGGGCCCCATTATTGTTTGGGGCTTCCTTTTATGGGGTTCAAGAGAAGGCA includes:
- the Eef1g gene encoding elongation factor 1-gamma — translated: MAAGTLYTYPENWRAFKALIAAQYSGAQVRVLSAPPHFHFGQTNRTPEFLRKFPAGKVPAFEGDDGFCVFESNAIAYYVSNEDLRGSTPEAAAQVVQWVSFADSDIVPPASTWVFPTLGIMHHNKQATENAKEEVRRILGLLDTHLKTRTFLVGERVTLADITVVCTLLWLYKQVLEPSFRQAFPNTNRWFLTCINQPQFRAVLGEVKLCEKMAQFDAKKFAESQPKKDTPRKEKGSREEKQKPPQAERKEEKKAAAPAPEEEMDECEQALAAEPKAKDPFAHLPKSTFVLDEFKRKYSNEDTLSVALPYFWEHFDKDGWSLWYAEYRFPEELTQTFMSCNLITGMFQRLDKLRKNAFASVILFGTNNSSSISGVWVFRGQELAFPLSPDWQVDYESYTWRKLDPGSEETKTLVREYFAWEGAFQHVGKAVNQGKIFK
- the Tut1 gene encoding speckle targeted PIP5K1A-regulated poly(A) polymerase — its product is MAAVDSDVLSLPRGRFRCCLCDITTANRPSLDAHLKGRKHRDLVQLRATRKAQGLRSVFVSGFPRDVGSAQLSEYFQTFGPVANIVMDKDKGVFAIVEMGDISAREAVLSQPKHRLGEHGLRVRPREQKEFQSPASKSPKGVDSNSRQLAQALAEAPDVEAQMVKLVELRELSEAERQLRNLVVALMQEVFTEFFPGCVVHPFGSSVNSFDVHGCDLDLFLDLGDMEETQPAPQTLKAPSPPSVDSALAFSLDPQVLACTPASPLDSPSPTSPQDSEVLDLETTSSLAPQTPDSALGSDTVTSPQSLPPVSPLQDDRGEEKPGKALELAEASQDEKEEAAAVLELVGSILRGCVPGVYRVQTVPSARRPVVKFCHRPSGLHGDISLSNRLALYNSRFLNLCSEMDGRVRPLVYTVRCWAQHNGLSGGGPLLNNYALTLLVIYFLQTRDPPVLPTVAQLTQKSGEGEQVEVDGWDCSFPKDASRLEPSTNAEPLSSLLAQFFSCVSGWDLSGSLLSLREGQALLVAGGLPSELWEGLRLGPMNLQDPFDLSHNVAANVTSRVARRLQNCCGAAASYCRSLQYQQRSSRGRDWGLLPLLQPSSPSSLLSAKLIPLPPAPFPQIVMALVRVLKEALGCHIEQGTKRPRSEGARTKDSPLGGTNKRQRLDGQEESCEEGKEEPQGCAGDHSENGVEEMVIELRETPQDRALSSGPPGEPPLMTAKCLDKLDEQKPTEPEVAGEGSQGVTGKETLHLSSASWRCALWHQVWQGRRRARRRLQQQTKEEGRGGPATGAEWLAMEARVTQELKGPNSEPQRPQGEPLLTFVTSVSQADQTLTVVPVQDSQGLFPGLHHFLQVFLPQALKNLLK